CGGTCGTGCTTCTCGGGCACTACGACACGGTGTGGCCCGCGGGCACCCTGGCCGGGTGGTCGGCCACGGTGACCGGCGACCGGGCGAGCGGGCCGGGGATCTTCGACATGAAAGCCGGTCTGGTACAGGCGGTCTGGGCGGTACGCGCGCTCGCCGCCACCGGCCACGACCGGCCGCCGATCCGGCTGGTGCTCACCGGGGACGAGGAGGTGGGCAGCCCCGCCTCCCGTCCGGTGATCGAGCAGGCGTGCGCGGACGCGGCAGCCGTGTTCGTGTTCGAGGGCAGCGGGCCAGGTGGTGCGCTGAAGACCGGCCGCAAGGGCGTCGGCCTCTTCGACGTCACCGTGACCGGGCGCGAGGCACACGCCGGGCTGGAGCCGGAGATGGGGGCGAGCGCCGTCGACGAACTCGCCCGGGTCACGCTGGCGCTGCATGCGCTCGCCGACCCGGCGACCGGCACCACGGTCAACGTCGGTCTCGTCGAAGGCGGCAGCGCGGTCAACGTCGTCGCGGGTCACGCTCGTGCGCACGTCGACGTCCGGGTTGCCAGCCAGGCCGAAGCCGACCGAGTGGACGACGCCCTCGCCCGGCTCACCCCGCACGACCCGCGCGCCACCCTCGCCGTCGCCGGCGGGTGGAACCGGCCGGTCATGGAACGCACACCCGCGATCGGTGAGCTGGTCGCCCGCGCCCAGGCCGCCGCCGCACAGCTGGGACTCGACCTGCCGGAGGTCTCCGTCGGCGGCGCCAGCGACGGCAATTTCGCCGCAGCCTTGGGGATCCCGGTACTCGACGGCATCGGCGCGGCCGGCGACGGCGCCCACGCCCGCCACGAACACGTCTCGGTCGCCGCGCTGGCCGAACGCGCCGCGATCGCCGCCGCCGTGCTCACCACGTTCTCGAATGGACAGTCCGGCCGGAAATCGAGCTGATTCCTGTTGCGGCAACGGTTCCTCACACCGTCCTGCCTGTCGGCGAACGCGACCCGCTGCTGACGAACAGCAAGCCGCCGCACGGGAAGTCGTGGCCAGGGCGCCCGACGGCGCCACCGTCGCGGTCGCCGGGTGGCTGGCCCCGCATGTGACGAGCCGGTGCCGAGTGCTGCTATATCCCCCTTGTCCTTCGGGCGCGGAGCAGTCCGAATGGGTCGTGGTGACCCGGCCGGAAGGAAGCCGGCCGCTGTTCAGCGGTGGGGTCCGTGGCCAGGGCCCCGGCAAAGTTGGTCGAGGCCCTGTGATCAGCAGAGAGAACCGTGGCTGCGACCACCTCGTGGTGTGCGCCGGACCTGTCTCGGGTCTGTGAAGGGGCCCTTCACAGACTCAGAGTCCGTGAAGGGCCCCTTCACAGACCTTCACGGACCTCCGCCGTCTGCGGAGGGCCCCCACATTGGTTCTCCGGGGAGGTTGTGAGTGGGAGCTGTGCGGTGATCTGGAAGCCTCCGTCGGGCTGGGGTTGTGCGGTCACGTCGCCGCCGAACATCGAGGCGCGTTCTCGCATGCCGCGGATGCCGTAGCCTGCCCGAGCTTGTTCGGCGGGGTGAGCGTGTGGTCCGTGGCCGCCGTCGTTGACGATGTCGGCCACGACGGTCCGGTGTGGGTCGCCTGGTGTCCCGTAATGCACCGTCACTGTGCACCGGGCGCCGGGCGGGGCGTGTTTGACCACATTGGTCAGTGCTTCCTGGACGATCCGGTGTGTGGTGAGCACGGCGCCTGGCGGGACGCCCTCAGGCTCGCCCTCGATCACGAGACGGGTCTCCAGCCCGGCGGAGCGTACCTTGCCGACAAGGTCGCCGAGCGCGCCGGCACTCGGTTGGGGTTCCGTGCCGTTCTCGGTTCCGCGTAGCAGGCCGAGGATCCGGCGTAGTTCGGCGACGGCTTCGCGGCCGGTGACGCCGATCGTGCGTAGTGCTTCGTCCACGGCTGTGGGATTTCGTTCGCCCAGCAGCCGTGCGCCTTCGGACTGCATGACTATGGTGCTGACCGCGTGGGCGACGACGTCGTGCATCTCCCGGGCGATCCGGGCGCGTTCTTCGACGACCGCGGTCCTCGCCAGCGCGTCACGGTGTTCCTCGGCCTCGATCGCACGCTCCTGCGCGTCGGCCAGCTGCCGCTTCCGGTTTCGCGTCACCTCGCCGATCGCCACCGCGGCCACCATGGTGGCGGTCTCCACCAAGAACAGGGTCGACGCGGTCTGGCCGTCCCCGAAGAAGAACGCCCCGATCAGGTACAGCACCTCGGCCGCGAACAGCAGTACCCACTTGCGGCGCCGGCCGCCGTGGACGACCACCGAGTACATCAGAACGGTCAGTGCCAGATTCGCGGGGAGCAGCACACCCGTGTACCGCGACGGCAGCAGCGCTTGCGCGGCGAAGACGGCGAGCACGAACAGCATCACCTGTGAGGGGAACCGGCGCCGCGCGAAGATCGGCAGCAGCATGGCCACGATGATCGCCAGCACCGCACTCCACAACGGGCCTGACAACAAGAGGCTCAGCAGCGAGCCCGCACCGATCAGCACGACGACCAGCACGACGATCAGCAGGTCGACCACTCGTGACCGGACACCCGTCCCGGCGAACAGCTTGCGCACCTTGACCACCTAACTACGCATCCCGCTTCCGCGCGACCGCGATATCGAAGAACGCTGCGGCCACCACGGCCGGCAACGAAACGCCGTCCAGGGCCTCGTGCCACCCGGGACCGCAGAAATCCATGGCGAGGAGAGGCGGGAACCGCGCGACGTCACCGCGACGAGGCCCAGCGCAAGTTCGGCCATCGGATAGAGGAGCACGACGCCTCCAGAGCGAACACCGGGCCCGCGCCGAACAACACCCGCCCTCGGGCGACGAGCCACCAGACCCGTCACTCCGGCGCCGAATGCCGTTGGTGGAGAACCGGTACTCGCCGGTGACCGGAGTGAAGGGCGTTCTGACGCGTTCGGAGATCAGCAGGTTCATGACGATTCCTCGGTGAGTAAAGGATTCAGCGGGTGTCGGCGTGGTACTCGACCGCGTGACTGGTGAGGTGCTGCGGGATGATGCCGTTGGCAGCGGCCGGTTCGGCAATGCTCGCAGTGTCCATTCCGGACACGACGACGGCGTCCCCGTCGTCGGCGAACATCGCCTGCCGCCGTCCCACCGCGCCACGTAGCTCCGTCCTCTTCGGGGCACGCTCCTGTCCCCGGCCCGGTCGGCGAATTCCTTGACCCCGCACTGCGCGATCAGCTTCCCACGCCCGTTTGCTCAGGTTCACCGCCTCGATCAAGGACCCTCCGGGTATTCCGCTTCGTGACTCCCATGGTGCCGTCGTGCGGCGGCGAAGACATCCCATCCCGGGCCGCACCAGGTCATCCGCCGAAA
This Amycolatopsis sulphurea DNA region includes the following protein-coding sequences:
- a CDS encoding sensor histidine kinase; the protein is MRKLFAGTGVRSRVVDLLIVVLVVVLIGAGSLLSLLLSGPLWSAVLAIIVAMLLPIFARRRFPSQVMLFVLAVFAAQALLPSRYTGVLLPANLALTVLMYSVVVHGGRRRKWVLLFAAEVLYLIGAFFFGDGQTASTLFLVETATMVAAVAIGEVTRNRKRQLADAQERAIEAEEHRDALARTAVVEERARIAREMHDVVAHAVSTIVMQSEGARLLGERNPTAVDEALRTIGVTGREAVAELRRILGLLRGTENGTEPQPSAGALGDLVGKVRSAGLETRLVIEGEPEGVPPGAVLTTHRIVQEALTNVVKHAPPGARCTVTVHYGTPGDPHRTVVADIVNDGGHGPHAHPAEQARAGYGIRGMRERASMFGGDVTAQPQPDGGFQITAQLPLTTSPENQCGGPPQTAEVREGL
- a CDS encoding M20 family metallopeptidase, with product MIPDVPGLHRWLDKHRDQLLDDVLTLVRHETPSRDQELLARALAWLDRWVTASLGETPHRSRTENALRFDYPGTGPAPVVLLGHYDTVWPAGTLAGWSATVTGDRASGPGIFDMKAGLVQAVWAVRALAATGHDRPPIRLVLTGDEEVGSPASRPVIEQACADAAAVFVFEGSGPGGALKTGRKGVGLFDVTVTGREAHAGLEPEMGASAVDELARVTLALHALADPATGTTVNVGLVEGGSAVNVVAGHARAHVDVRVASQAEADRVDDALARLTPHDPRATLAVAGGWNRPVMERTPAIGELVARAQAAAAQLGLDLPEVSVGGASDGNFAAALGIPVLDGIGAAGDGAHARHEHVSVAALAERAAIAAAVLTTFSNGQSGRKSS